A DNA window from Anastrepha obliqua isolate idAnaObli1 chromosome 5, idAnaObli1_1.0, whole genome shotgun sequence contains the following coding sequences:
- the LOC129248660 gene encoding tiggrin, translating to MKVVCLALALLCVAQWRVHAYSVGSSSGYSSSSRYTSSSSTSSSSSSAACCQLSSWAYAHINEVRQFANRLRQEYNYMSQGSSTGYSVHGAQWDANIIHLTGKTGSELDALVRRVSEQLVTDMRKGLLPYNTIVAPNFFESKAAETLETYTAASDDYGQQQQQVEVGHFQPVDLSNFDEVRNYAYPAEVKVIDGKTYVVHKNCTEAKKVSGDGSYGSPLVTVRSRNRTTITTSGGVPAYTYGSAGYSSGSLTSDGATSYPSSVYVQPGSSSSTTTVRRKNTVYDWVNQNMEPSVMGYNPVVNVAGSSDWQMGSYRPATHIPTDVDVETFGAGGSQVFRPSYAPGSTVTVRRYNKTIITNPDGTNTVSGSELNRKWVDGKLVYDSQRPFGEWTVPRGEAWKQEERERFFWFLTQGNITPQRLEEWQRQQEERLLAMAERYHTTIEDIQEWHRNELDRYRVLLGQYQAQNPNLTGWKRTEAGRLDWLVHQNSITREELERWQRENNEKLVQLARQYSISLQELKNWQIEELNRLYAYFNDQNNSMISRPIDSGSLRTNEQERLEELIRQHNATITQLQNSIRLDQQKLSDLGQKYRGNVQDMEKWLKGELARLNGIISEQRNEMTRVTEWQSSERERLENVVKQHRGSVEELEAQMARDRNYMKALAAKYHVSLEELEKWQSSELDRLHNASQTKLELDIQEWQRREREHLKSIVNKNDLTIEEFQAKIMSDRSRLEDLAKTYKIQVSEVEDWIRNEIKNFQSQGLLKEVEKELEAWQQKERERLHKIVQQNELTVEELEKKIKEDQTHLYSMANMYQVRVEEIEEWLKKELLRLQGEGLIKVEDLKDWQKQEREDILKIVQENKLTIEEFEKKLLADRRRLQELAQTYNVQTSEIEGWIKKEGERLQSLGLLQIQEQLSNWQKSERDRLLDLVNKNNLSIDELQESIKKDRQHLYTLAHQNQVRVEEVEEWIKKEINKLQEEGLIEINKLKDWQSQWRGNLTNMVKERDFTVEEFHKWLLEDRKRLQDLAMQHNVHIEEIEQWVRNEEQRFISMGLLKPNEKLTNWQEVERRYLERITQEQYHSTEQLEQRLRQDRELLEKLARDYSVQVEEIEQWMKKELARLRDDGQLQIDNLTAWQIAERERLEELIKQNKAWSVEEFESALRQDREHMQKMAFQYHTSVEEIEKWIQSEVDRLRQQGKLDIEKLTEWQKAEHARILNLLQQQSTITVEEFEEKVQKDKRFLINLANQYHVSVTEVEAYVKKVIDDLHNKGKFEVENLQNWQLVERDYIKQLIGQYQNGLSTTEYEQKLLADRAHLYQLADQYRISIDQIEKWMLDELKRLRKGSADHVQKLAEWQVAEAQRLKELIRENNHLSYVEFQMELNKERQRLQELAKQYSVSVEEVEMWLRQQLVNLKTTGQVQVESLTQWQSEEQKRLIDMLLQQQNSLSYEEFEAQLRRDRAHLQQLAQEYSVSVEQIENWMRDELQRLKNSGLLQVEQLTYWQKNERDRLQEWLNQQNNATTYEEFNTFLRRDKARLERIAQEYHVTVEEVESWVQQEGARLQVLGLITRPQSYVIYEDHSGNDEWKVYTLAHLKAVAQTVPMNWQDFEEYLVKERMRWEQFARQYHVSVEEIEEYIREEAQKLNQQGVITGSMTVEQWEIEENQHIQNLINDRLRKQQRWSIEELERQLKQDQEHLRQLAMQYHITVEEVEAWYKQELQRLLEQNKLISEHLVDWQRREKDRLYRLITRQPGVTVEVWEEQILRDRNTLNNLADEYHVSIEELESWIRNELRRLTDLGLVRDLHQSTDYNNWQKQESERLRSIAAEINITQIEFLEFIAADTDYQRRLAKLYGTTLEHLAPFQSIEISHLQREGLLDNTKLLTLEQWQKRERDRLYNLIKNQNFSLKNLRNWQRQDMFLNEVAANYGITAQALKDWQIKEFERFIQLAEHYGVTLNQLQDFRDKEWRYINFVMHKKTSNEGERINWGAEEAKRMAALERKTGLRGEELLQWRRIFYLLCQGLLPMDASTGFGGHEMGAGSTNRTAWPHNVISKDRGDQPPHIYDENVDAEEPGLAGQDNSLYPLPNAAMKVEPTTQYPAPSAAYLPPSSGGRTSGYRYSKQEYKFTVPAGTVNAAASADASSSMASASANINVGRARYGREREIDTQQQQQQEVDDYGQQQQVEVDWNGKLEDGGQQQVQDGYGRGGSAGYSSSSSSSHGHHSGGGSSYGRTSYGGYGHRQQQQQQQQQQEDFGQQQQVDDFGQQQQVELDDYKQQEWDQQQQVQVEDLSGSYGGAQAGYNQKQVSSTEANAHVEVAAVTENTGLWNSFKKKASGLFG from the exons ATGAAGGTCGTGTGCCTTGCGTTGGCGCTACTCTGCGTAGCACAATGGCGCGTACATGCCTACAGCGTTGGTAGCTCGTCTGGCTACTCATCCTCGTCGCGCTACACATCATCTTCCTCCACTTCATCCTCCAGCAGCAGTGCAGCCTGTTGTCAATTAAGTTCCTGGGCCTATGCCCACATCAATGAGGTGCGCCAGTTTGCAAATCGGTTGAGGCAAGAATATAACTACATGTCGCAGGGCAGCAGCACCGGCTATAGTGTGCATGGAGCTCAATGGGATG CAAACATTATCCATCTTACTGGTAAGACCGGTTCTGAGTTGGATGCACTGGTGCGTCGTGTTAGTGAGCAGTTGGTTACCGACATGCGTAAAGGTCTCTTGCCTTACAACACCATtgtcgcaccgaactttttcgAATCGAAGGCTGCCGAAACGCTTGAGACGTACACTGCCGCCAGCGATGATTACggccagcaacagcaacaagttGAAGTTGGCCACTTTCAACCAGTCGATCTTTCGAACTTCGATGAGGTACGCAACTATGCCTACCCTGCCGAAGTGAAGGTTATCGATGGCAAGACCTATGTCGTGCATAAGAACTGCACCGAGGCTAAGAAGGTGAGCGGTGATGGGTCATATGGCAGCCCGCTGGTTACAGTGCGCAGTCGCAATCGTACTACCATTACCACTAGTGGCGGTGTGCCTGCATATACTTATGGCTCTGCTGGTTACAGCAGTGGCTCCCTGACATCTGACGGCGCTACGAGCTATCCAAGTTCGGTTTATGTGCAACCGGGTAGCAGCAGCAGTACTACTACGGTAAGACGCAAGAACACCGTTTACGATTGGGTTAATCAGAATATGGAACCCAGTGTAATGGGTTATAATCCGGTGGTAAATGTTGCGGGCTCTTCGGATTGGCAAATGGGCTCTTACAGGCCAGCCACACATATTCCCACTGACGTTGATGTGGAGACCTTTGGTGCTGGCGGGAGTCAAGTTTTCCGCCCGAGTTATGCGCCTGGATCTACGGTGACCGTGCGCCGCTATAACAAGACAATTATCACCAATCCAGATGGTACAAATACCGTTAGTGGCTCAGAATTGAACCGCAAGTGGGTTGATGGCAAACTCGTTTATGACTCGCAACGGCCGTTTGGTGAATGGACAGTGCCGCGCGGTGAGGCTTGGAAGCAAGAAGAGCGTGAACGTTTCTTCTGGTTCCTGACGCAAGGCAATATAACGCCACAGCGTTTGGAGGAATGGCAACGGCAGCAAGAGGAACGTCTTTTGGCTATGGCTGAACGCTATCACACAACAATTGAGGATATACAGGAATGGCACCGCAATGAATTGGATCGTTATCGCGTGTTGTTGGGTCAGTATCAGGCGCAAAACCCCAATCTTACCGGCTGGAAACGCACTGAGGCCGGTCGCCTCGACTGGCTAGTCCATCAGAATAGCATTACACGTGAGGAGCTCGAACGTTGGCAGCGCGAAAATAATGAGAAGTTGGTGCAACTTGCACGTCAATACAGTATCTCATTGCAGGAACTGAAGAACTGGCAAATCGAGGAGCTGAATCGCCTCTATGCTTACTTTAATGATCAGAATAATTCGATGATTTCACGCCCCATAGATTCCGGTTCACTGCGTACCAATGAACAAGAACGTTTGGAGGAGCTAATTCGCCAGCACAATGCCACAATTACGCAACTCCAGAACTCCATACGTTTGGATCAACAAAAACTGTCTGATTTGGGACAAAAGTATCGTGGAAATGTGCAAGATATGGAAAAGTGGTTGAAGGGTGAATTGGCGCGCCTGAATGGTATTATTAGCGAACAACGGAACGAGATGACACGTGTCACGGAATGGCAAAGCTCTGAGCGCGAGCGTCTAGAAAATGTTGTTAAGCAACATCGTGGCTCAGTGGAAGAGTTGGAAGCGCAAATGGCACGCGATCGCAACTATATGAAAGCGTTGGCCGCAAAGTACCACGTCAGCCTTGAAGAACTGGAGAAATGGCAGAGCTCTGAGCTGGACCGTTTACACAACGCAAGTCAGACTAAACTTGAATTAGATATTCAGGAATGGCAACGTCGTGAACGCGAACATTTGAAGTCTATTGTGAACAAGAATGATTTAACCATTGAAGAGTTTCAAGCAAAGATCATGAGCGACCGTTCACGCCTCGAAGATTTGGCAAAAACCTACAAAATTCAAGTCTCCGAAGTGGAGGACTGGATTAGAAATGAAATTAAGAATTTCCAATCACAAGGACTTTTGAAAGAGGTCGAAAAAGAATTAGAAGCTTGGCAGCAGAAGGAGCGTGAGcgtttgcataaaattgtgcaGCAGAATGAGTTAACTGTCGAGGAGTTGGAGAAGAAAATCAAGGAGGACCAAACGCATTTATACAGCATGGCGAACATGTACCAGGTAAGAGTTGAGGAAATCGAAGAGTGGCTGAAGAAGGAGCTACTACGCTTACAAGGTGAAGGCCTGATCAAGGTGGAAGACTTGAAGGACTGGCAGAAACAGGAACGTGAAGATATACTTAAGATTGTGCAGGAGAACAAGTTAACCATTGAAGAGTTTGAGAAAAAACTGTTGGCGGATAGGCGACGTCTACAAGAGCTTGCGCAGACGTACAACGTGCAAACATCGGAGATTGAGGGATGGATAAAGAAAGAAGGTGAGCGTTTGCAGAGCTTGGGACTACTTCAGATACAGGAACAACTGAGCAACTGGCAGAAAAGCGAACGGGATCGTCTGCTAGATTTGGTTAACAAGAATAATCTCTCTATCGACGAACTGCAAGAGAGTATCAAAAAGGACCGCCAGCATTTGTACACATTGGCCCACCAGAACCAGGTGCGCGTCGAAGAGGTTGAGGAGTGGATCAAGAAAGAGATCAACAAGTTACAGGAAGAAGGCTTAATCGAAATAAACAAACTCAAAGACTGGCAGTCACAATGGCGTGGCAACCTGACAAATATGGTTAAGGAGCGAGACTTCACCGTAGAAGAGTTCCACAAATGGTTATTGGAGGATCGCAAACGGCTGCAAGACCTCGCCATGCAACACAACGTGCATATCGAAGAGATCGAGCAGTGGGTGCGCAATGAGGAGCAACGCTTCATTAGCATGGGTCTGCTGAAACCAAATGAGAAGCTAACGAACTGGCAAGAAGTGGAACGTCGTTACTTGGAACGCATCACACAAGAACAATACCACTCCACCGAACAATTGGAACAACGTTTGCGCCAAGACCGCGAATTGCTGGAGAAATTGGCACGCGACTATAGCGTGCAAGTCGAGGAAATCGAGCAATGGATGAAGAAGGAATTGGCACGCTTACGCGATGATGGCCAACTGCAAATCGACAACCTTACCGCTTGGCAAATAGCTGAGCGCGAGCGCCTCGAGGAGCTGATCAAACAGAATAAGGCATGGAGTGTAGAAGAATTCGAAAGTGCACTGCGTCAAGACCGCGAGCACATGCAGAAGATGGCCTTCCAGTACCACACTTCGGTGGAGGAGATCGAAAAGTGGATACAATCGGAAGTCGACCGCCTACGACAACAAGGTAAACTCGATATTGAGAAGCTCACTGAGTGGCAGAAGGCGGAACATGCgcgtattttgaatttgctgcaACAACAATCCACCATCACAGTGGAAGAGTTCGAGGAGAAAGTGCAAAAGGATAAACGTTTCCTAATCAACTTGGCCAATCAGTATCATGTGAGCGTAACAGAAGTGGAGGCTTATGTGAAGAAGGTCATTGACGATTTGCACAATAAGGGAAAATTCGAGGTCGAGAACCTGCAAAACTGGCAGTTGGTCGAGCGTGACTACATCAAACAATTGATCGGGCAATATCAAAATGGTCTATCCACTACCGAATATGAACAGAAATTGTTGGCGGATCGTGCGCATTTGTACCAGTTGGCTGATCAGTATCGCATTAGCATCGATCAGATCGAGAAGTGGATGCTTGATGAATTGAAACGTTTGCGCAAGGGCTCAGCCGATCACGTGCAAAAGCTGGCTGAATGGCAAGTGGCCGAGGCGCAACGCTTGAAGGAGCTCATCCGCGAAAACAATCATTTGAGCTATGTTGAATTCCAAATGGAACTTAATAAGGAGAGACAACGCCTACAAGAGCTCGCCAAGCAGTACTCAGTGAGTGTTGAGGAGGTCGAAATGTGGCTGCGTCAACAACTGGTCAATCTGAAGACCACCGGACAAGTACAGGTCGAGAGTCTCACACAGTGGCAAAGTGAAGAGCAAAAACGCTTGATTGAcatgctgctgcaacaacagaACAGCCTCAGCTATGAGGAGTTTGAGGCACAGTTACGTCGGGATCGTGCTCACTTGCAACAGTTGGCGCAAGAGTACAGCGTGAGCGTTGAACAAATTGAAAACTGGATGCGCGACGAGCTACAGCGTTTGAAGAACTCCGGTCTGCTGCAAGTCGAACAGTTGACTTACTGGCAAAAGAACGAACGCGATCGTCTACAGGAATGGTTAAATCAACAGAACAATGCCACAACGTACGAGGAGTTCAATACATTCTTGCGCCGCGATAAGGCACGTTTGGAGCGCATTGCACAGGAGTATCATGTGACTGTTGAAGAGGTTGAATCCTGGGTGCAACAGGAAGGTGCCCGTTTGCAAGTGCTCGGCCTGATTACACGCCCACAGAGCTATGTCATCTATGAGGACCACAGCGGCAATGATGAATGGAAGGTCTACACGCTTGCACACTTGAAAGCCGTCGCACAAACAGTgccgatgaactggcaagattTTGAAGAGTACTTAGTTAAGGAGCGCATGCGTTGGGAGCAATTTGCCCGCCAGTACCACGTCAGCGTGGAAGAGATCGAAGAATATATACGCGAGGAGGCGCAGAAACTTAATCAGCAGGGAGTTATTACCGGTTCAATGACAGTTGAACAGTGGGAGATCGAAGAAAATCAGCACATACAAAATCTGATAAACGACCGATTACGCAAGCAACAGCGTTGGTCGATTGAAGAGCTCGAAAGACAGCTGAAGCAAGATCAGGAGCATTTGCGCCAACTGGCTATGCAGTATCACATAACGGTCGAAGAAGTCGAAGCGTGGTATAAACAAGAATTGCAACGTCTGCTGGAACAAAATAAACTCATATCTGAACATTTAGTCGACTGGCAACGCCGTGAAAAGGACCGTCTGTACCGCCTGATCACACGTCAGCCGGGTGTAACCGTGGAAGTGTGGGAAGAGCAAATTTTGCGCGATAGAAACACACTTAACAATCTAGCCGATGAATATCATGTGTCCATTGAAGAGCTTGAATCTTGGATACGCAACGAGCTCAGGCGACTCACTGATCTGGGGCTGGTACGCGACCTGCACCAATCTACCGACTACAATAACTGGCAGAAGCAGGAAAGTGAGCGCTTGCGCAGCATTGCTGCCGAGATCAACATTACCCAAATCGAGTTCCTTGAGTTCATTGCCGCCGACACTGATTACCAACGACGCTTGGCAAAACTCTACGGCACCACGCTGGAACATTTGGCGCCCTTCCAAAGCATCGAAATCAGCCATTTGCAGCGTGAAGGACTTTTGGACAACACTAAGCTGCTTACGCTTGAGCAATGGCAGAAACGCGAACGCGATCGTCTTTACAATTTGATCAAAAATCAGAACTTCAGTTTGAAGAATCTACGCAACTGGCAGCGACAAGACATGTTCCTCAACGAGGTGGCCGCCAACTATGGCATCACTGCACAGGCGTTGAAAGACTGGCAAATTAAAGAATTCGAGCGTTTCATACAATTGGCCGAGCACTATGGTGTGACGCTGAACCAGCTACAAGACTTCCGTGATAAAGAATGGCGCTACATAAACTTTGTGATGCACAAGAAGACCAGCAACGAGGGCGAACGCATTAACTGGGGTGCCGAGGAGGCGAAGCGCATGGCAGCACTCGAACGCAAGACCGGTTTGAGGGGTGAAGAATTACTCCAGTGGCGCCGCATATTCTATCTGTTGTGCCAAGGACTGCTGCCGATGGACGCTTCCACTGGTTTTGGTGGTCATGAGATGGGTGCCGGTTCGACAAATCGCACCGCCTGGCCACATAACGTTATCTCGAAGGATCGCGGTGATCAGCCACCGCATATTTACGACGAGAATGTTGATGCCGAAGAACCCGGACTGGCCGGCCAAGACAACAGTTTGTATCCACTGCCCAATGCAGCCATGAAAGTGGAACCAACCACGCAATATCCAGCTCCAAGCGCGGCCTACCTTCCACCGTCCAGCGGTGGCCGAACAAGTGGCTATCGTTACAGCAAGCAGGAATACAAGTTCACTGTGCCAGCGGGTACAGTCAACGCCGCGGCTAGCGCAGATGCGAGCAGCAGTATGGCCAGTGCGAGTGCCAATATCAACGTAGGTCGTGCACGTTATGGGCGTGAGCGTGAAATTGAtacgcaacagcagcagcagcaagagGTGGATGACTACGGACAGCAACAGCAAGTTGAAGTGGATTGGAATGGCAAGTTAGAAGACGGCGGCCAGCAGCAAGTGCAAGATGGTTATGGTCGGGGCGGTTCTGCCGGTTACTCATCGTCATCTTCATCATCGCACGGTCACCATTCTGGTGGTGGCAGTAGCTATGGCCGCACAAGCTATGGTGGATATGGACATcgtcaacagcagcagcagcaacagcaacaacaggaaGACTTCGGACAGCAACAGCAGGTGGACGATTTTGGGCAACAGCAACAAGTTGAATTGGATGACTACAAACAACAAGAATGGGATCAGCAGCAACAAGTGCAGGTCGAGGATCTTAGTGGTTCCTACGGTGGTGCGCAGGCTGGCTACAATCAGAAGCAAGTATCGAGCACGGAAGCGAATGCG CACGTCGAAGTGGCTGCAGTAACTGAAAATACCGGTCTGTGGAACTCCTTTAAGAAGAAGGCTTCTGGACTCTTTGGATAA